Proteins from one Plasmodium relictum strain SGS1 genome assembly, chromosome: 10 genomic window:
- the RAB1a gene encoding ras-related protein Rab-1A, putative, producing MTENRSRDYDYLYKIILIGDSGVGKSCILLRFSDDHFTESYITTIGVDFRFRTIKVDEKIVKLQIWDTAGQERFRTITSAYYRGADGIIIIYDTTDRNSFLHIDEWMNEINKYTNEDTCKLLVGNKADCKEEIEITTNEGENKAKELGIPFIETSAKDATNVELAFTMITQELIKKKKKNSNYVKNNQTKVKLSTEERTQGSFCSC from the coding sequence atgactGAAAATAGATCTAGAGACTatgattatttatataaaataatattgataGGCGATAGTGGAGTTGGAAAATCATGTATATTATTACGTTTTTCTGATGATCATTTTACTGAAAGTTATATAACAACAATAGGTGTAGATTTCAGATTTAGAACAATAAAAGTAGatgaaaaaattgtaaaattaCAAATATGGGATACAGCAGGACAAGAAAGATTTCGAACAATCACATCAGCATATTATAGAGGAGCTGAtggaataataataatttacgATACTACTGACagaaattcttttttacaTATTGATGAGTGGatgaatgaaataaataaatatactaaTGAAGACACTTGTAAATTATTAGTAGGAAATAAAGCTGATTGCAAAGAAGAAATTGAAATAACAACAAATGAAGGAGAAAATAAAGCAAAAGAATTAGGTATTCCATTTATTGAAACATCAGCAAAAGATGCGACAAATGTTGAATTAGCTTTTACTATGATAACAcaagaattaataaaaaaaaaaaaaaaaaattcaaattatGTCAAAAATAATCAAACAAAAGTTAAATTATCAACAGAAGAAAGGACACAAGGAAGTTTTTGTTCttgttaa